A stretch of the Sulfurospirillum sp. UCH001 genome encodes the following:
- the cutA gene encoding divalent-cation tolerance protein CutA — MSTFCLITTTFPDEQSAKTVIQFLLEQKLAACIQMQTVQSFYTWEGELCESHEQLLLIKTRSILFKKIEEIILKHHPYTTPQLIQIPIEEGHKAYLNWIEEETTTD, encoded by the coding sequence ATGAGCACTTTTTGTTTGATAACAACAACATTTCCTGATGAACAAAGTGCAAAAACCGTCATTCAATTTTTATTAGAGCAAAAGCTTGCTGCATGTATCCAAATGCAAACAGTCCAGAGTTTTTATACGTGGGAAGGAGAGCTGTGTGAATCACATGAGCAACTACTTCTCATTAAAACAAGAAGTATATTATTTAAAAAGATAGAAGAGATCATTCTAAAACATCATCCTTACACAACACCCCAACTCATACAAATTCCGATAGAAGAAGGGCACAAAGCATATTTAAACTGGATTGAGGAAGAAACTACGACAGATTAG
- a CDS encoding RecB-like helicase: protein MNLSPYLALEASAGSGKTFALSVRYLSLLFMGANPQKIVALTFTNKSAAEMKTRIFETLKHLESKDELSAISLQTGKSKETLLAEKERVMQTLLQADIKISTLDSFFSLILRHFALHVGLQPDFRVGQNGLDEELVERFIQECKRKNLYYTLIAFSITEDKKLGDLFSLLNMLYQKKSELDISTLDEGHYPSLQPCLDILGRIREYFEQSGLSTRGMATLKAETLAELLSKKYLEREDFGYWDYKKYANETTDTLLRELKSALNEHVNAKEAYFLGKLGKLFAIYDESLRGLMGEYGELRFDDVTNLLYTLLRQEISKDFLYFRLDGVIEHLLIDEFQDTSIVQYQILLPLIEEIRSGRGVKDFKTLFFVGDVKQSIYRFRGGAKELFGYAKKSLHLDVNALDTNYRSTEQIVTFVNEIFTGKIKGYEPQKVAKATGEGYINVRIEESIEPSVLDAIALLFKEGVKPKDIALLVHTNKDAKVFKELVQEQFTGVHVRLEATLKLIELRSIKAIIALMKYLYFGDELYKAEFLVLCGMSWDTPLSKSGWDLDATPLVLVEKIIKTYQLFDGSVDVLNFLEVASRYEEIESFLFAMDELSDEAKSEDSDGLRILTVHKSKGLEFEHVILADRLSRDNNRSDTLLFSYDEVDIKGLYLTMAGREAVDSVYAKAKEQESVLMYEDRLNALYVAFTRAKRSLFVCAKTQSSAFEMLDLSTLERGAISIASKEVPSLSTTMRLFQPRRYGAQEVASTPEDEEESAEIASVTFGIAQHYLLEMLDTFDEEALKRAYIALQNRFAPLLDESTMQAIYQRGEKLISCKPFLDLIQGAKIYKEQPLIYQKERKQIDLLLEFPDKIIVIDYKSSKKQSAKHQTQVKLYQEALSKIYDLPVVAYICYLQNDGVELLKSL, encoded by the coding sequence ATGAATCTTAGCCCTTATTTAGCCTTAGAAGCGAGTGCAGGAAGCGGTAAGACGTTTGCTTTGAGTGTGCGTTATCTCTCCCTTTTATTTATGGGGGCAAATCCTCAAAAGATTGTTGCATTGACCTTTACCAACAAGTCTGCGGCGGAGATGAAAACACGTATTTTTGAAACGCTCAAACATTTGGAGAGTAAAGACGAGTTAAGTGCGATCTCTTTACAAACAGGAAAATCAAAAGAGACATTGCTCGCTGAAAAAGAGCGTGTCATGCAAACCTTGCTTCAAGCAGATATTAAAATTTCAACGTTAGACTCTTTTTTCTCTTTGATTTTACGCCATTTTGCTTTGCATGTAGGGTTGCAACCTGATTTTAGAGTAGGACAAAATGGGCTGGACGAGGAGCTTGTGGAGCGTTTTATACAAGAGTGTAAACGTAAAAATCTCTACTATACGCTCATTGCTTTTAGTATTACCGAAGATAAAAAACTAGGAGATCTGTTTAGTTTACTGAATATGCTCTATCAAAAAAAATCAGAGCTAGATATCAGTACCCTAGATGAAGGGCATTATCCATCCCTGCAACCGTGTTTAGATATTTTGGGACGCATCAGAGAGTACTTTGAGCAAAGTGGACTCTCCACAAGAGGTATGGCGACACTCAAAGCAGAGACACTAGCTGAGTTATTGTCTAAAAAATATCTTGAGCGTGAAGATTTTGGTTATTGGGACTATAAAAAATATGCCAATGAAACAACCGATACGCTGCTTAGAGAACTCAAAAGTGCTCTCAATGAACACGTCAATGCCAAAGAAGCCTATTTCTTAGGGAAGCTAGGTAAACTGTTTGCGATTTACGATGAGAGCCTTAGAGGTTTGATGGGTGAGTATGGCGAACTTCGTTTTGATGATGTCACGAATCTTCTTTATACGCTTTTACGTCAAGAAATCAGTAAAGATTTCCTCTACTTTCGCTTAGATGGTGTAATAGAACATCTGCTCATTGATGAATTTCAAGACACCAGCATTGTGCAGTATCAAATTCTTTTACCTCTCATTGAGGAAATACGCTCAGGACGCGGTGTGAAAGACTTTAAAACACTCTTTTTTGTAGGCGATGTGAAGCAGTCGATTTACCGATTTCGTGGTGGTGCAAAAGAGTTGTTTGGGTATGCCAAAAAAAGCTTGCATTTAGATGTCAATGCGCTTGATACAAACTATCGTAGCACTGAACAGATTGTTACTTTCGTCAATGAAATTTTTACAGGCAAGATTAAAGGTTATGAGCCACAAAAAGTCGCTAAAGCTACAGGTGAGGGTTACATCAATGTACGCATAGAAGAATCCATTGAGCCTTCTGTATTAGATGCGATTGCTTTACTGTTTAAAGAAGGCGTAAAGCCTAAAGATATAGCTCTTTTGGTGCATACAAATAAAGACGCCAAAGTCTTTAAAGAGTTAGTACAAGAGCAATTTACAGGAGTTCATGTACGACTTGAAGCAACCCTCAAATTGATTGAACTTCGCTCTATTAAAGCGATTATTGCTTTGATGAAGTACCTTTATTTTGGAGACGAACTTTACAAGGCAGAATTTCTTGTATTGTGCGGAATGTCATGGGACACCCCACTTTCAAAGAGTGGTTGGGATTTAGATGCAACACCACTTGTATTGGTCGAAAAAATTATCAAAACGTACCAACTTTTTGATGGAAGCGTAGATGTGCTGAACTTTTTGGAAGTAGCAAGTCGCTATGAAGAGATCGAGAGCTTTTTATTTGCGATGGATGAACTCAGTGACGAAGCGAAAAGTGAAGATAGCGATGGATTGCGCATTCTTACGGTGCATAAGTCTAAAGGACTTGAGTTCGAGCATGTCATCTTAGCAGATCGTTTAAGTCGCGACAATAACCGCAGTGATACGCTTTTATTTAGCTATGATGAGGTAGACATTAAAGGGCTTTATCTTACGATGGCAGGCAGAGAAGCGGTAGATAGCGTTTATGCAAAAGCCAAAGAGCAAGAGAGTGTTTTGATGTATGAAGATAGACTCAATGCTCTTTATGTTGCATTTACCAGAGCCAAAAGATCACTTTTTGTATGCGCTAAAACACAAAGCAGTGCCTTTGAAATGTTAGACCTTAGCACATTGGAGCGAGGAGCGATTAGTATTGCTTCCAAAGAGGTGCCTTCACTTTCAACTACAATGCGCCTCTTTCAGCCAAGACGTTATGGTGCTCAAGAGGTTGCGAGTACACCAGAAGATGAAGAGGAGAGCGCTGAAATAGCTTCCGTTACCTTTGGAATCGCACAGCATTACTTATTAGAAATGCTCGATACATTTGATGAAGAAGCCCTAAAAAGGGCATACATTGCTCTTCAAAACCGTTTTGCACCTTTGTTGGATGAATCAACGATGCAAGCGATTTATCAACGAGGTGAAAAACTGATCTCTTGTAAACCTTTTCTAGATTTGATCCAAGGAGCGAAAATCTACAAAGAGCAACCGCTTATTTATCAAAAAGAGCGTAAGCAGATTGATCTTTTGTTGGAGTTCCCCGATAAAATCATTGTGATCGACTATAAAAGCTCAAAAAAACAGAGTGCAAAGCATCAAACGCAAGTGAAGCTTTATCAAGAAGCACTTTCCAAGATTTATGATTTACCTGTAGTTGCCTATATTTGCTATTTGCAAAATGATGGTGTTGAGCTTCTTAAAAGCTTATAA
- a CDS encoding DUF523 domain-containing protein: MKEQKILISACLIGENVKYDGGHNAISSEIIHRWKEEGLLVPLCPEVLGGLSVPRPTCEVIKGTNKVICKTGEDVSLAFEKGATESLKIAKEEGVCMAILKARSPSCGKDVIYDGTFTSTKVEDSGITCKLLQESGIPVFSEEELALAYAFWKSKGN, encoded by the coding sequence ATGAAAGAGCAAAAAATCCTGATAAGCGCTTGTCTCATTGGCGAAAATGTGAAATATGATGGTGGTCATAATGCTATCTCTTCAGAGATCATACACCGGTGGAAAGAAGAGGGGCTTTTAGTTCCTCTTTGCCCTGAAGTACTAGGAGGGCTAAGTGTTCCTAGACCTACGTGCGAGGTTATAAAGGGTACCAATAAAGTGATATGCAAAACAGGAGAAGATGTCAGTCTTGCTTTTGAAAAAGGTGCGACTGAGAGTTTAAAGATTGCCAAAGAAGAGGGTGTTTGCATGGCAATTTTAAAAGCAAGAAGTCCATCGTGCGGTAAAGATGTTATCTATGATGGAACCTTTACCAGTACAAAAGTAGAAGACTCTGGGATTACCTGTAAGCTTTTACAAGAGAGTGGTATCCCTGTTTTTAGTGAAGAAGAGCTAGCATTAGCCTACGCATTTTGGAAATCAAAGGGGAATTAA
- a CDS encoding iron-containing alcohol dehydrogenase, with the protein MVDFIYHNPTKIVFGKNKESLIGAEIAPFGVKKVLLCYGSERIKSDGLYKKVTDSLVKEGIAWVELGGVVSNPKLSKVKEGIALAQKEHVEAILAIGGGSVLDSSKTIAVGALVKNDVWDFFIGKVAIEKALPVFAVMTLAATGSEMNGFAVVSNEETKQKYSIHSEHIYPKVSILNPELTKSVPNDYLAYSAVDIIAHVIEGYFTASTQPHFQSRMVESIVKTVMESTEILLQNPEDYNARAEFMWAATQALNGSTTAGTNPSGFPNHMIEHSLSALFNIAHGAGLAIVIPAWMQWFKNQNHAQFERFSKEIFGLDSVDEGILALKNWFAKIGAPVHLEEASISKNEISAIAENAAQTAVVWGMNAVYTKHAIEDILHNA; encoded by the coding sequence ATGGTTGATTTTATCTATCATAACCCAACAAAAATAGTATTTGGTAAGAATAAAGAGAGTCTTATCGGAGCTGAAATAGCACCTTTTGGTGTTAAAAAAGTGCTACTGTGCTATGGAAGTGAGCGTATTAAGAGCGATGGACTTTACAAAAAAGTAACCGATTCTCTTGTAAAAGAAGGCATTGCATGGGTTGAACTTGGCGGTGTTGTGAGTAATCCTAAACTTTCAAAAGTCAAAGAAGGTATTGCATTGGCTCAAAAAGAGCACGTGGAGGCCATTCTTGCAATCGGTGGTGGTTCTGTGTTAGATAGCTCTAAAACGATTGCTGTAGGTGCCTTAGTCAAAAATGATGTTTGGGACTTTTTTATCGGTAAAGTAGCGATTGAAAAAGCATTGCCGGTCTTTGCAGTGATGACACTTGCGGCAACAGGTAGTGAGATGAATGGCTTTGCCGTTGTCAGCAACGAAGAGACCAAACAAAAATATTCGATTCATTCAGAACATATCTATCCAAAAGTTTCCATTCTCAATCCAGAACTGACCAAAAGTGTTCCTAATGATTATCTTGCTTATTCTGCGGTTGATATCATTGCACATGTCATTGAAGGGTACTTCACAGCAAGTACACAACCTCATTTTCAATCTCGTATGGTTGAGAGCATTGTTAAAACCGTTATGGAAAGCACGGAGATTTTACTTCAAAATCCAGAGGACTATAATGCAAGAGCTGAATTTATGTGGGCTGCAACACAAGCACTCAATGGCTCTACGACTGCGGGTACAAATCCTTCAGGCTTTCCAAATCATATGATAGAACACTCACTTTCTGCACTTTTCAACATTGCACATGGTGCAGGACTTGCCATCGTTATCCCTGCATGGATGCAATGGTTCAAAAACCAAAATCACGCCCAGTTTGAGCGCTTTTCAAAAGAAATTTTTGGATTGGACTCTGTGGATGAAGGTATCCTTGCTCTTAAAAACTGGTTTGCTAAAATTGGTGCACCCGTACATTTAGAAGAAGCATCTATCAGTAAAAATGAGATTTCTGCTATTGCGGAAAATGCAGCACAAACTGCTGTAGTTTGGGGAATGAACGCTGTTTATACGAAACATGCTATTGAAGATATTTTACACAATGCCTAA
- a CDS encoding chloride channel protein, with protein MNKHIVEQTVIFFSVSKWLLLSSAVGIMIGGLISLFLKILSIAEQTRETLPFPYYFTLPFALMLSLWIVRTFDKNAAGHGTEKVIEAVHKRDGYINAKIIPVKLLATVITIFSGGSVGKEGPGAQLGAGAASFVATLLKFSKSDRRKLVICGISAGFASVFGTPIAGAIFGIEVLIIGVIMYDVLLPSFIAGFAAFTTAQFLGVKYHYYDINVYRAFDLDFSLILQVVAAGIFFGVVSDLFITSVNKIETWMKKIPYNIYIKAFVAGCIMVIISYFLSENYLGLGLLSIRDALSPNALISSNVHWYDFIFKTIFTSLTLGAGGSGGIITPVFYVGATSGAVFGDVLGHHVALFAALGFVSVLAGTTNSPIASIIMAVELFGVHMANYAALSVVIAFLITGHRSIFQSQKLALKKADNISIGEGTDLDDTPISIDMRDIDKVKRLKSRLRYKRLRWQVKNAKNDFK; from the coding sequence ATGAATAAACATATTGTTGAACAAACGGTTATTTTTTTCAGTGTTTCCAAATGGCTACTGCTCTCCTCTGCCGTTGGCATTATGATAGGTGGACTGATTTCACTTTTTTTAAAAATTCTCTCCATTGCTGAACAGACAAGGGAAACGCTTCCTTTCCCTTATTATTTTACACTCCCTTTTGCATTGATGCTCTCTTTGTGGATTGTACGTACATTTGATAAAAATGCTGCAGGGCATGGCACAGAAAAAGTTATAGAAGCTGTGCACAAAAGAGATGGTTACATTAATGCCAAAATTATTCCCGTAAAACTATTGGCAACCGTTATCACCATTTTTTCAGGTGGATCTGTCGGTAAAGAAGGACCTGGTGCCCAATTAGGTGCAGGAGCGGCTTCTTTTGTAGCCACTTTGCTCAAATTTTCAAAATCTGACCGTAGAAAACTCGTGATTTGTGGTATTAGTGCGGGTTTTGCTTCTGTATTTGGGACTCCCATTGCAGGAGCTATTTTTGGTATTGAGGTGTTGATTATTGGGGTGATTATGTACGATGTTTTGCTTCCTTCATTTATTGCAGGATTTGCTGCATTTACCACAGCCCAGTTTTTGGGTGTGAAGTATCATTACTATGACATTAATGTTTATCGCGCGTTTGATCTTGATTTCTCACTCATCCTTCAAGTTGTTGCAGCAGGAATATTTTTTGGGGTTGTTTCGGATTTATTTATAACCAGTGTCAATAAAATTGAAACATGGATGAAAAAAATTCCTTATAATATCTACATAAAAGCTTTTGTAGCGGGCTGCATTATGGTCATAATATCTTATTTCCTTTCAGAAAATTATTTAGGATTAGGATTATTAAGTATTAGAGATGCATTGAGCCCTAATGCTTTGATCTCAAGTAATGTGCATTGGTATGATTTTATCTTCAAAACGATTTTCACCTCATTAACACTAGGAGCTGGTGGTAGTGGTGGTATCATTACGCCTGTCTTTTACGTCGGTGCCACAAGTGGCGCAGTATTTGGCGATGTTCTTGGGCATCATGTTGCTCTTTTTGCGGCGCTTGGCTTTGTAAGTGTTTTAGCAGGTACAACGAATTCTCCTATTGCATCTATCATTATGGCTGTGGAACTTTTTGGAGTTCACATGGCAAATTATGCAGCACTCAGCGTAGTGATCGCTTTTCTTATCACAGGACATCGCAGTATCTTTCAGTCACAAAAGCTCGCTCTTAAAAAAGCAGACAATATCTCCATAGGTGAAGGGACTGATCTTGATGATACGCCTATTAGCATTGATATGCGAGATATTGATAAAGTAAAACGTCTTAAGAGTCGCCTGCGCTATAAACGTTTACGTTGGCAAGTAAAAAATGCAAAAAATGATTTTAAATGA
- the purT gene encoding formate-dependent phosphoribosylglycinamide formyltransferase → MHFTTPLKSNSTKIMLVGSGELGKEVVIEATRLGIETVAVDSYPQAPAHLVANKSYVINMKNKEELLEVIRREKPTYILPEVEALSIDALIEAEKEGFCVIPNADAVKKTMNRKNIREFAAEKLGLKTSGYVFVKTLQELQEATKKLGIPCVVKPVMSSSGHGQSVIRSEADIQKSWEIAKEARGDASELIVEEFVPFDYEITLLTVRNGKETVFCEPIGHIQENGDYVLSWQPVPMKPEVLAKAQVMAKTVTDGLGGRGLFGVEFFVKNDEVYFSELSPRPHDTGMVTMITQSQSEFALHVRAVLGLPLDFTFYGTGASGAFKSLKEEHLPVFNVPESAFSKNSYVRVFGKPVSHVGRRMAVALVLDEVEAAKKKAKEIVSSIIG, encoded by the coding sequence ATGCACTTTACAACTCCCCTTAAAAGCAATAGCACTAAAATTATGCTCGTTGGAAGCGGCGAACTTGGCAAAGAAGTTGTTATCGAAGCAACACGTCTTGGCATCGAAACTGTAGCGGTAGATTCATATCCGCAAGCACCTGCGCACTTGGTTGCCAATAAAAGTTATGTCATCAATATGAAAAACAAAGAAGAGCTTTTAGAAGTGATTCGTCGTGAAAAGCCAACCTACATCTTACCTGAGGTTGAGGCACTCAGTATTGATGCGCTTATCGAGGCCGAGAAAGAGGGCTTTTGTGTCATTCCTAATGCGGACGCTGTCAAAAAGACGATGAATCGCAAAAATATCCGCGAATTTGCTGCAGAAAAATTAGGACTTAAAACGAGTGGTTATGTCTTTGTAAAAACTCTCCAAGAGTTGCAAGAAGCAACGAAAAAACTAGGAATTCCTTGTGTGGTGAAGCCTGTTATGAGCTCATCTGGACATGGACAAAGTGTGATTAGAAGTGAAGCGGACATCCAAAAATCATGGGAGATTGCCAAAGAAGCAAGAGGCGATGCGAGTGAGCTTATCGTTGAGGAATTTGTCCCTTTTGACTATGAGATCACGCTTCTTACGGTTCGCAATGGTAAAGAAACAGTCTTTTGTGAGCCTATCGGGCATATTCAAGAAAACGGTGACTATGTGCTTAGCTGGCAGCCCGTGCCGATGAAACCTGAAGTACTTGCTAAAGCACAAGTCATGGCAAAAACAGTCACCGATGGTTTGGGTGGTCGTGGTTTATTTGGTGTAGAGTTTTTTGTGAAAAACGATGAAGTTTACTTTAGTGAACTTAGCCCTCGTCCACACGATACAGGCATGGTTACAATGATCACACAAAGCCAGAGTGAATTTGCCCTACATGTTAGAGCAGTTCTTGGTTTACCACTTGATTTTACGTTTTATGGAACAGGTGCTAGTGGCGCGTTTAAGAGCCTTAAAGAAGAACATTTGCCAGTATTTAACGTTCCAGAGAGTGCATTTAGCAAAAATTCTTATGTGCGTGTTTTTGGTAAACCAGTAAGCCACGTGGGTCGACGTATGGCAGTGGCATTGGTACTTGATGAAGTAGAAGCCGCTAAGAAAAAAGCAAAAGAGATCGTCTCATCCATCATAGGGTAA
- the rpsI gene encoding 30S ribosomal protein S9: MAKVYATGKRKTAIAKVWVAPGKGSITVNGIDFEAWLGGHETIKKRVRQPLALTKQETSFDIVADTLGGGYSAQADALRHGISKALASMDADFRAILKPHGLLTRDSRVVERKKYGKKKARRSPQFSKR; encoded by the coding sequence ATGGCAAAAGTATACGCAACTGGAAAAAGAAAAACAGCTATCGCTAAAGTATGGGTTGCTCCAGGTAAAGGAAGCATCACTGTTAATGGCATCGATTTTGAAGCGTGGCTTGGTGGTCATGAGACCATTAAAAAACGTGTTCGTCAACCACTTGCTCTTACAAAACAAGAGACAAGTTTTGATATCGTAGCTGACACACTTGGTGGTGGTTACTCAGCACAAGCTGACGCACTTCGCCATGGTATCTCTAAAGCACTTGCTTCTATGGATGCAGACTTTAGAGCAATCTTGAAACCACACGGCTTATTGACACGTGACTCACGTGTTGTTGAGCGTAAAAAATACGGTAAGAAAAAAGCTCGCCGTAGCCCACAATTCTCTAAACGTTAA
- the rplM gene encoding 50S ribosomal protein L13, which translates to MKATQAIKPSEVKRDWIVVDAAGKRFGKVLTEVATLLRGKHKPYFTPNVDCGDFVIIINAEKVEFSGTKLDTKMYHRHTGYFGGVKSEKLGDLLNTNPAKLYRLAVRGMLPKTNLAKEMIKKLKVYAGSEHPHTAQVKAEVK; encoded by the coding sequence ATGAAAGCTACACAAGCGATTAAGCCAAGCGAAGTTAAACGCGACTGGATCGTAGTTGATGCTGCTGGTAAGAGATTTGGTAAAGTTCTTACAGAAGTAGCAACACTGCTCAGAGGCAAACATAAACCTTATTTTACTCCAAACGTTGACTGTGGTGATTTTGTTATCATCATCAATGCGGAAAAAGTAGAGTTTAGTGGAACAAAATTAGACACAAAAATGTATCACAGACACACAGGATATTTCGGTGGCGTTAAAAGTGAAAAATTGGGTGATCTTTTAAATACCAACCCAGCGAAATTGTACAGACTTGCGGTAAGAGGCATGTTACCTAAAACAAATCTTGCTAAAGAGATGATCAAAAAGCTAAAAGTTTATGCTGGTAGTGAGCATCCACATACAGCGCAAGTTAAAGCAGAGGTAAAGTAA
- a CDS encoding PD-(D/E)XK nuclease family protein — MLEVFATSRAVRSFYETFSDANTLLPKAITIAELEQKALLVPHHSLVDEDMRVLLMQEASRFTKFELLYIEREFFTFLKNSTYLFRFFEELSHEKVALETLMCVDTYEHYAEHLEVLQTLLKHYKALLSKQALYDRITLPELYELNSAYIRSLGAVRLHLEGFLSRFEVELLTKIAELIPLHIKVTISAYNQKMVLLFADLGIHLEQNNAYEINFSTKEILEVTPQNSIKHDAHVYGFSSRLAQMSYVQSTIAQFVEEGLSPEEIVVILPDERFSEVLRPFDIWHNLNFAMGISLKQSSFYQRLIALEKAMRNDEIEDHLRLTRLKIEPEMIAVCKELWHQKIPCERAMEFFGTLLACDVKEQQNSLFQEAFFAFTHFLKHAPALRFEQVVKLFLNRLAAMSQDDVRGGKVTVLGVLETRGVVYKGVIVVDFNDEFVPKRSQKDLFLSSAVRAQAGLPTKRDRENLQRYYYHQLFSKAQKIAIAFVKNETSMPSRFLDELGFNTTMMADEKVLQPLLFDVMPSISIFSQAFIDAPYDLKAFPLSATKLKTLLSCKRQFYFRYIARLKDAKMPSNTIDEQTIGVALHKVLEDAICDEALREEKKLSAKIEMLLKEQNKHEVWGYFVDVWLQKLKPFIHNEVARYEEGFRVTKKEFVHKVAYEGFMLEGQMDRIDEKEGELFVIDYKSGKVPTTSERTLESTVDFQLAFYALIANTLGRVKGVYYYDLKEGVLIEENFLEEKKALLAMKLQELSKPINGYELCDEIKHCRVCPYVELCGREEQI; from the coding sequence ATGTTAGAAGTTTTTGCAACCAGTCGTGCAGTGCGTTCTTTTTATGAAACCTTTAGTGACGCCAATACGCTTCTTCCAAAGGCAATTACGATTGCAGAACTGGAACAAAAAGCGCTTCTTGTTCCTCACCACTCTTTAGTCGATGAAGACATGAGGGTCCTTCTTATGCAAGAAGCTTCACGCTTTACCAAATTTGAACTTCTTTATATCGAGCGTGAGTTTTTCACGTTTTTAAAAAATTCTACCTATCTTTTTCGATTTTTTGAAGAACTTAGCCATGAAAAAGTGGCACTTGAAACGCTCATGTGTGTTGATACGTATGAACACTATGCCGAGCACTTAGAGGTTTTGCAAACGCTTTTAAAACACTATAAGGCTCTTTTATCTAAGCAGGCATTGTATGATCGTATCACTCTTCCAGAGCTTTATGAACTCAATAGTGCGTATATCCGCTCATTAGGCGCAGTTCGCCTTCATTTAGAAGGATTTTTGAGCCGTTTTGAAGTGGAACTTTTAACAAAAATAGCGGAGCTGATTCCTTTACATATTAAGGTTACAATCAGTGCGTATAACCAAAAAATGGTCTTACTGTTTGCTGATCTTGGAATTCATTTAGAACAAAACAACGCGTATGAAATCAATTTTTCAACCAAAGAAATTTTAGAGGTAACACCTCAAAATAGTATAAAACATGATGCGCATGTTTATGGTTTTTCATCACGTCTTGCACAAATGAGTTATGTGCAAAGTACTATTGCACAGTTTGTTGAGGAGGGGCTAAGTCCAGAAGAGATTGTGGTTATTTTACCAGATGAACGATTCTCAGAAGTTCTTCGTCCTTTTGATATATGGCACAATCTCAACTTTGCGATGGGTATCAGTCTCAAACAGAGCTCGTTTTATCAAAGACTCATTGCCCTTGAAAAGGCAATGCGCAATGACGAGATCGAAGACCATCTTCGCCTTACTCGTCTAAAAATAGAGCCTGAAATGATAGCAGTATGTAAAGAGCTGTGGCATCAAAAAATTCCTTGTGAAAGGGCTATGGAATTTTTTGGGACATTGCTTGCATGCGATGTCAAAGAGCAGCAAAACTCTCTTTTTCAAGAGGCTTTTTTTGCATTTACCCATTTTTTAAAACACGCTCCTGCGCTTCGTTTTGAACAGGTTGTAAAACTGTTCCTCAATCGTCTTGCAGCGATGAGTCAAGATGATGTTAGAGGTGGGAAAGTAACTGTTTTAGGAGTGCTTGAAACCAGAGGTGTGGTGTATAAAGGGGTCATTGTTGTTGATTTTAATGATGAGTTTGTGCCTAAACGTTCTCAAAAAGACCTTTTTCTTTCATCTGCCGTACGTGCACAAGCGGGGCTTCCAACGAAAAGAGATCGTGAAAATTTGCAGCGTTATTATTACCACCAACTTTTCTCTAAGGCTCAAAAAATCGCCATTGCGTTTGTGAAAAATGAGACCAGTATGCCTTCACGTTTTTTAGATGAATTAGGATTTAATACCACCATGATGGCAGATGAAAAAGTGTTACAGCCTCTTTTATTTGATGTTATGCCATCCATAAGCATCTTCTCGCAAGCATTTATTGATGCACCCTATGATCTCAAAGCATTTCCACTCTCTGCTACAAAGTTAAAAACACTTTTAAGTTGTAAGCGCCAGTTTTACTTTCGCTACATTGCAAGACTGAAAGATGCAAAAATGCCAAGCAATACGATTGATGAGCAAACCATTGGAGTAGCATTACACAAAGTATTGGAAGATGCAATATGTGATGAAGCTCTAAGGGAAGAAAAAAAGCTCTCTGCGAAAATCGAAATGTTGTTAAAAGAGCAAAACAAGCATGAAGTATGGGGCTATTTTGTCGATGTGTGGCTTCAAAAGCTAAAGCCTTTTATACATAATGAAGTCGCACGATATGAAGAAGGTTTCCGTGTCACTAAAAAAGAGTTTGTACACAAAGTTGCGTATGAAGGATTTATGCTAGAAGGGCAAATGGACCGCATTGATGAAAAAGAGGGTGAACTGTTCGTTATTGATTATAAAAGTGGGAAAGTACCAACAACAAGTGAGCGCACACTGGAGAGTACCGTTGATTTTCAATTAGCCTTTTACGCATTGATTGCAAATACGTTAGGACGTGTGAAGGGTGTGTACTATTACGACCTAAAAGAGGGCGTTTTGATCGAAGAGAATTTTTTGGAAGAGAAAAAAGCACTTTTAGCTATGAAATTGCAAGAGTTATCAAAACCGATTAATGGTTATGAACTGTGTGATGAGATAAAACATTGTCGTGTCTGTCCTTATGTTGAGCTGTGTGGAAGAGAGGAGCAGATATGA